From Ipomoea triloba cultivar NCNSP0323 chromosome 5, ASM357664v1, the proteins below share one genomic window:
- the LOC116021099 gene encoding 40S ribosomal protein S3-2-like — protein MHIHYVVLMSWVVFATVAVGEKGRSRELTSLVQKRFIFEENTMKLYAEKLRSSMYAEHLIRAQHAKSMKFKDAYMISSGQLVKEYIASGLVWGSLISRSRLKSCLIGTPRASMA, from the exons ATGCACATTCATTATGTAGTATTGATGTCTTGGGTTGTATTTGCCACTGTAGCTGTAGGCGAGAAAGGAAGGAGTAGGGAACTCACATCACTTGTGCAAAAGAGATTCATATTTGAGGAGAACACTATGAAATTGTATGCTGAGAAGCTAAG GTCAAGCATGTATGCAGAACATCTTATAAGGGCCCAACATGCCAAATCCATGAAGTTTAAGGATGCCTATATGATTTCTTCTGGCCAACTTGTCAAAGAATACATCGCCtctggccttgtttg GGGATCCTTGATATCAAGGTCAAGGTTAAAATCATGCTTGATTGGGACCCCAAGGGCAAGCATGGCCTGA